The Paenibacillus beijingensis nucleotide sequence CACCCCCCATTATAGCGGAGCGGCTTCAGGAATGGAAACAACCGGAAACGGGCAGAGAGATTCAGCGCTCTTCTTTTCTTAACCATTTTGACCAGATGAGGTAAACGATTATCGGCATCGGCACCTGGATCAGCCCCCAAAGACCCCAAAACCAGCGCCGCTGCCCCTTCCGGCCCGCATGTACAAACAGCCATGTACTCTGGATGAGCAGCACGAGACAAAGCAGCACCCATAAGTACCACGGGATATCCGCCGGAGTTACCTGCGTTCTATTCATGACGGACCATCCGCCTTTGCAGCCGCCGCCGGCGCCATAGGAATCCGATAGCTGCGCCCGCTGCAACCGTTGCTGCCGCCTGCAAGATGAGGACGGCTTCGAAGAAACGGGCATAGCTCCAAAGCATCAGCGCAATGATGAGTAGAGCGATAAGCCAGAACATGCACAGATCCCTCCACAGGCGCTGGCGCTTCTCCGCTTGCACCGCCCGCACAAGTCCTTCCAGATCTTCCAGGGAAGGCGCCGTATCCCGTACCGAGCGGTCAACGATCGCAAGCTGCTGCGTCAGCTTTGTCTCAAGCTCCGGCCTGTTCTCTTCATCCTGCTTTCCGTTGTCATGCATTGCTCTCCAGCTCCTTTCGTACAAACGCGATTCCGTGATGGACGCGGGACTTGACGGTGCCGGTGCTCACATTCGTCATCCGGCCGATCTCCTCATACGTATACCCGTAATAATGCTTCAAAACAACCGATGTCCGCTGCTCATCCGGCAGCAGAGACAACGCTTCAACCATTTCCGGCCACCCGTCTTCCGCCTCGTTTATTTCTGACATCAGCTGTGCGGTGCCGTACTCCCGCTGCAAGCGGCTGCGTCTCGATTGTTTGCGTTTTTCATCCAGAAACAAACGGGTGGCGATTTTGACCAGCCAGGTCGAAAATGCCGCCCGGCCTTCAAAGCTGTGAATTTGCTCAATAGCCTTGATCATCGTCTCCTGCGTCAAATCTTCGGCCAGCGACGGCTGCAGCGATATTTTCATCAGATAGCGCTTGACGTACAAATAATGATTTTGCAAAAGAACGGCAAACGCGCGTTCATTTCCTTTTTTGGCTTGTTTGATCAGCTGCGTCTCGTCCATGGCAACTCCATCTTAAACGTGATGTTCCAAAAAGGTATGCCGTTCGTTCCATTTGGCAAGCGATTGCAGCAGAAAAACGTTAATGACCAGCAGCACAGCGCCGATTACGAGCAGCACGAGCGGGCTCAACAAGAGCAGTCCGGTCGCCTGGCTGACAACAAGACCGAGCACCGGCAGCACGACGAGACCCCCGAGCTGGAACGCTTCCTGGAACCCTTTGACCTTGGCGGAAATAAATACGTTGATCAAAATAACAAACACGCTGACAACCGGCACCACGACCAGCATCAACACGAGCCAGCTTACATTCGGAAAAATCAGCCGGCCGAACATCGGATAAGCAACGGCATCGACCACGATCCCGTATGCCGCAAAAGCGCCCGCCGTCAAAAGGATCGACGGCACGAAAGCAGCCAGCATTTTTCCGAGAAACAGCTCTTTCATCGTGATCGGCGTATACAGCAGCCCTTCCAGCGTTTTGCGCTCTTTTTCGCCGGCGAAACTGTTGGCCGTAATGATGCTGGACGACATGATCGGAATAAGCAAAAAGAACGGCGCGAACATATACAAACTGAGATAATAAACGAGCCGGTGGTTATCGGTCGGCATCGATGTGAGGTCCGGCTGCCCGCCGGAACCTGAAACCGACTGCAGCAGCGGCAGCAGCTTTTCGAAATTGCCCAGAGCGGACAAATCAAGCAGCCGCGACGCGATAAGCAGGCCTCCCGGCAGCACAACGCCCATCAGCAGCGGCACGATCAGCATCGGCAGCCATAGCTGAACGCTCGCGCGCACCGCGTATATATCTTTTTTGGCAATCGTCCAAACTGCTTTTTTATCCGGCATGAGTGCTCCTCCTAATTTGAAAATAAATACTTTCCAGATCGGCGTTTCTCGTCTTCGCTTCGTACAGCTCCCCGGCGCCGGTGAGCCGCCGCAGCAGCTCCGGCATCCGTTCGCGGCCCGGCACCGTAAACCGGAAGCGGTCATCGCCCAGCCGAACGGGATGGAACTCGGCGAACCTCTCGAGCGGCTCGCCAAGAACCGCCTCTACCTCCACCGTCCGCTCGCGAATATATTTTCGTTCAAGCTCTTTTCTCGTGCCTTCCTCGAGTTTGGTCCCGTTCTCCATAAAAAGAAACCGGGTGCACACCTCTTCCAGCTGGCTCAGAACATGGGAGCATATGAGAACCGTCGTTTGCTCGTATTTGTTGAGCGTTTTAATATGCTCCAGGACGCGCTGCGTTCCGTCGGGGTCAAGCCCGTTGGTCGGCTCATCGAGCAGCAGGACGGCCGGTCGATGCAGCAGCACCTTGGCGAGGCCTAGCCTTTTTTTCATGCCCGTACTGTACGTTCCGACGCTCCGCTCCACAAAAGGACGGAGCTCCAGCAAATCAATCAGCTCCTCGATGCGCCCGGGATTGCCGACGCGGAACAGATCGGCAAAAAACTTCAGGTTCGCCCGCCCGCTCATATGCTCATACAATCCCGGCTGTTCCGTAAGCGTCCCGCATAAAGAACGCACCTGCTCCCCCTGCCGTATCGGGTCCAGCCCCTGCACCCTCACCTGTCCCGACGTCGGGGCGAGCAGGCCGTTCAGCAGCCGTATAATCGTTGTTTTGCCGGCGCCGTTCGGCCCTAGCATGCCGACGATTTCCCCTTTGCCGATCCGCAAATCCAGCTCTCTCACGGCGCGGTTGCCGCCGAACGTCTTTGTCAATTGCCGCGTGTCAATCATAAAATCCCTCTCCTTAAAATCGAACTCCGGTGACTTTGATTCCTCTCGGCCTTCCTTTTCACCGTTCATTCCGGCCTTTTCCTGTTTGACGCGCGGCACAGCCGAATCGTTCAATACCTCCAAATAAATTTTTCCGGCGAAAAAAACAGAAAGCGGGCCCCTCGTTACAGGGGCCCGCTTACGGTGCTTGAAGCGGTTAGATCGTTATTCTGATCCAACAGAGGAGTCTGCAATGATCATTTATCGCCGCCGCTGCGCTTCGCCTTCAGCCATTTGGGAGCGCCCTTGTCTTTGCGTTCCCGTTCGCGCTGCGCTTTGGACTTGCCGGAACGCTCGTCCGCTTTCGTTTTTCCTCTGGACGGGTGTGCCGCTCCGGCTCCCGCTCCCGGCCTGCTCTGCGCTGCGCTTTGCGCGCCCTTATGGCTGCGCGCGCCTCTAGCTGCAGCCTCTCTTTGGGCCGCACCGTGAACCGTTACTTCTTTTTCGTCACGTCCGTACTGCTGCTGCGGGCGGTCTTTTTTACCGTTCTGCGGTTCCGGGTGCGCCGCTGTCGCTGTCCGCCGTTTGCCGGCAGACGACGATGCTGAAGCCGGACGGCGCCGCAGCGAATCCGGGCTGTGAAGCTCGCCTTTATACATAACTTGTTCCGGCAGTTCGATCCCAAGCTGCTTGCGGAATTTGTCCATAATGAAAATTTCTTGCGGCGTTACGATGTTGACGACCGTGCCCGGCCGGCCCATCCGTCCCGTTCGTCCCGCACGGTGCACGTAATGATCGGCATCGATCGGCGGATCGAGATTGACGACGAGCGGCAGTCCTTCGATGTCAAGGCCGCGGGCCGCGACATCCGTCGCCAGCAGCAGCTGGCAGCGGCCGTCGCGGAAGCGGGCCAGCGTCGCCGCCCGGCGCTGCTTGTCCGCGTCGCCGTACAGCGTCTCCACGGTGAAGCCTTCATAGCTCAGCTTCGCTTCCCAGTTAGCGATCTGATCCGTATCGTTCAGGAACAGCAGCGCCGAAGACGGCTCCAGCAGCCGCAAAATCCGGCGCGCGGTGTCCGTTTTTTCCCGTTTGTCGCAAACGAGATAAAACTGCTTGATCGTTTCCGATACGCGGCTTTTCGGAGTGATATCGATGCGGACGAAATCATTCATCCATTTCCGTTCCAGCTCCGCCATCGCTTGGGGATAAGTCGCCGAAAAGAATGCGATTTGCCTGCTTCGGGGAGCAGCCGCAAATAGCGCCTCCACCTCACGGACGGAACCGAGCTGAAATACTTGATCCGCTTCGTCGATGACGATCGACTGCAAGCCGGACAGCTTCAGCTTCCTCATCTTCAGCAGCTCGTGAATCCGGCCCGGCGTGCCGACAATGAGCTGCGGATGCTGCTTCATCTTCTCCAGCTGCCGTTTGAGCGCGGCGCCGCCGATGAGCTGCTGCACGCGGATTCCAAGCGATTCACCGTACTGCTCGGCGACACGGTAAATTTGCATCGCCAGCTCCTGGGTCGGAGACAGTACAATCGTCTGGATCGCCGGGCTTGCCGCATCCATCCGCTGCAGCAGCGGCAGCAAGTAAGCAAGCGTCTTGCCCGTACCTGTCTGCGATCCCGCCGACACGTCTTTGCCTGCTAGCAGCAGCGGCAGCGCCTGCTCCTGCACCGCTGTCGGTTCCGTAATTCCGTTCTCTGCCAAACGCGCGATCAAAGCATCGGCAATGCCGAGCTGTTTCCATTTATTATCCATTAGATAACGTTGTCCCTACTTTCTTTTACCTGATCGTTCTTTCATCATTGTTTCCGCTTCCCGTCTTGCGCATGATATCCGGCGGCATCGTTTCTCTTTCGCATCGTTGCATATGGCGGAATGGTCTGACCGGCGCCTTGGCGTGATCCGGGAGAGGCGCGCGGGTTCGCAAATCGGGCGTATACGCCACGAGCGGATTGCAGCGCTTATTTCCGGTCGAGCATCGGCCCGGCAATCCGGTCGGCCAAGCGCGGAAACAGCTGATACAGCTTGATTCCGGCTGCCGCCAGCCACGGCAGGTCCAGCTCCGCCCTTGGCCGCTCGATGATGCCGGCAATCCGATCGGCCACTTTGTCCGGCGTCATCATAAACCGTTTGACATTCCGCACGTAGGACCCGCTTGGGTCCGCCTGCTCGAAAAAAGGCGTGTCGATCGGACCGGGATTGACAGCCGAGACGAATACGCCGCTTCCTCTCAGTTCGTGCCTGAGGGCGTTGGTCAAACCGAGAACGGCGTGCTTGCTTGCCGTATATCCCGTCGATTTGGGGGTGCCGATCTTGCCCGCCATCGAAGCGATATTAACGATATGGCCTTGCCCGCGGGCGGCCATATGGGGCAGCACCGCTTTCGTACAGCGGACGATGCCCATATAATTCGTATTCATCATTTCCGAAAAATCGCCGATCGGCGCATCCATAAACGGCTTGAACCGTCCAAAACCCGCATTGTTGATCAGCGCATCAATCCGTCCGTACCGCTTCATAATCTGTGCGACCGTTTCGTTAACGCCCTTTTCGTCGGTCACATCCAGGACATACCGCCCGTGGCTCCCCGCTATTGCAGCCGACGCTTGCTCCAGCTTCTCCAAGCTGCGGGCGCACAGCACCGGAACGGCTCCCCGCTGCGCCAGCTTGCGGGCTGTAAGCGCGCCGATACCGCTCGAAGCGCCGGTTATCATAATTACTTTATCCTTTATCATCCGCTCTCACCTGTTCCCAGTGTACTTCAAAGCCCGCCTGCACGCAAAACAAAAACGGCCGCTGTTCCGCTTGAGCGGCGGCCGATATTCGAAGATGAGGACTTCGGAACTATGAAATCGTTTGCAAGGGCCTACAAAATGAAAAAAAGCTCCCCCGGAAGCTTTTTTCATGATACGATGCGTTTAACATCTATTCATTTATTCGATTCATGTTACACTCCGGTCTGCATGTGCAAAGTGAAGCTTATTTTCGCTTATGAAGCGATCAGCACCTGGATGTCAAGTTGTCCGATCCCGTGCAGGAAAAGCGGTACCGTTAACGCTTTGCGTTCCTTAAAACCGGCCGCTTGCGCGGAATGCATAACTTTGGGAGGCGTGATGTCAACGATTACCCCTTGATTGTACAAGCGGGTGCTTGCATTGCCGCTGATCATATTGCCAAGCTCCGAGATGGCGCTTCTGCCCATTTCGTCCAGTTCGGATACGGCAAATCCGCCCATCATGGCGGAGATCAGCTTCAAAGCGACTTCTTCGCTAAGTCCGAATACGATATCTCCGCTCATTTGGCCGTTCAGCCCGATTTGGATCCAGATATAATTTTCGACGAATTTAATATCTTTCAGACCTAACTGACCTGTTTCCGGACGAATTTGACAGACCTGTTCGATGACCGTCATCGCGGATTCCAAAAACGAATTTATGTATTCAGCCTTCATACGAACATTCTCGCCTCTCTTCGACAATTTTCTCGTTCTCCCTTATCACTCGCCTAATTATACTAGATTATATAGGACAAGTATACTAAAAATAACAATATTGCGACTTTGGGCCTAAATTGTCAAGGAGGCAATCAGTTCTAATTTTTCCTACCGGAGGATGAGAATGCCAACGATCTGGTCCCATATTTTATTTGGTCAAAAAGTACTGGAAACGGTGGGCGTACAGCAGCTGATTGCCTTGCCGGAACGCGAGAGATTGTTTAATTTGGGCTGCCAAGGTCCGGACTTTCTGTTCTACCACCGTTATCTTCCGTGGCAGAAGAGCGAAACGGCCCGCCTTCTCGGGAAGCTGATGCATACCCGTTCCTGCGGGCCGGCCATGATGGAAATGCTGGACGCCGTATGCGGGCTGCCGGTTGACGGCACCGATTCGGATCCGGGTGCCGTCTATGTGCTCGGTTTTATGCTGCATCATATTTTCGACCGTAATCTGAATCCGTATGTAATCGGCAGTGCCGGATTTCAAGCGAGGGACCGCTGCCGCTTTGAAGCAACAATGGATACGTTGTTTCTGCGCAAGCTGAAAGGGATGGACGCCTGGAATACGCCGGTCTGGAAAGAAATCGATCCGCCCGGCACGCTGCCCCGGAACGTCCTGGACGGGTTCGAGCAAATTACGGCCGTATATTACGAGCCTTATGCTTCATTCATGACGCGTGATGTTTGGGATGAAGCGGTAAGAGACATGATCTCGGCCCAGCGGCTGTTCCATGACCCTTACGGAGGGAAGCGGGTGCTGACGCTGGGCCGAATAGAACCGTATGTGTATAAACGCGAGCCGAATCCGCCCGATATTTTGAACGAATCGGGTCGTCTTTGGAGAGACCCTTTTCTCTCCGGCAAAACAAGCAGCGAATCGGCAATCGACTTATGGCAGCGGGCAATGGATGAAGCGGTTCCCCTCGTCAAGGCGGTGCTGCGCTGGTTCAAGGCAGCGGCGGTTGCGGCCGCAGTCAGTCATTCTATGCCGGACAGCGCCAAGGAAGCCGCAGCCGCGGCAGAAGATGCCCAGTGGCATGCTGCAGATTTAAGGCAAACCGTGCGGATTCTGATCGGCAACCGCTCTTATGACACGGGACTGCCCCTCGCCGGCGCGGCCGAACTTAACGGGGTCCGGTATGCGGAGCCGATCTGACCCGCGACGGCCGACGAGCGGATTCTTCCGGCTGAAACTGGCGGCTGACGTATGAGTCTGAACGCAGCTGAAGCGCTCCTACATCGCCTGGGGATCGGCGCTGCGGCGGAAACGAAGCCGAAGCATCCGCAGCCGGTCGTAAATGATATCGAGCTTGTTCCCAAAATTCGTTTCTTCCCCGTACACCCGGTGGAGAATAGGCTTCAAATATTTATCTCCCTCCTCGAGCAGAGCATTCCAAACCTGCTGCTGCTCCTCCGGCGGCATTTCGCTAAGCTCCCTGCTGATCAGCGGCTCCATGTCGTAGCCTTCCTGCTCAAGCTGCTCGATGCGTTCCATGAGCTCGCGGCGCGGGAGCCCCGTTTCGCCGGAAAGCTGCTCGAGCGTGCCACCCTCCTTCACAAATTGCAAAATGCGGCGGTTCAGTTGCTGCTTGTCCATCCGGCTTTTATATTTATTTTCCTTCTGTTTAAACAACCACTTCGTGTAGACGTCCTGCTCAAGCGCACCTTCCACCCAATCCAGCGGGAATACGCATTGCTGCTCGAATTCCCTCGTAATGTCCAGCACTTCGGCCGCGTACGATTCCTGCTTGGACGTTCCCCAGCCGGGAATTTGCCGCATTTGTTCCGGCGTGTGCGGCACGAATGCGCTGATCATCCACAGCATCCGGTTGGTCGCAACCAAATAAGCGGATTTTTTCTCGGACAGCGCTTTGAGGCGTCTCCATTCCCGAAGCTGCTCGAACAGTTCCGGTTTGGCGTGCAATTCCCCGTAGCATTGAAGCTTGCTTACCGTGCTTCCGCGGCCGATCGGCTTGTCTTCGAGCATGCCATCAATAATCGGGGTAAACCCTTCCCCCATTTGGATCGCCACTCCATGGCGGAAAGCGGTGAGCATTTCCTCCCAAGAAATCCCTTCATACCAGATGGAAGGGGACTCGTCTTCATGCCCGCTCTGCTTTTTCCACAATACCGACCACAGTCCCTGCTGCTCGCAGATCGTCAGTTGGGCGCTTAGTGCCGACCCGTCCGGGAGCCATTTTTCAAACGTGTTCAAAAAAACGATTTGCATAGTTCGCACCTCCGATGATTTTATCGAACCGGGCCGGTTAAAAGACAACGCAAAAAAGCACCTCCCATGCCGTTAAGCAGGAGAGGTGCTTCCTCACGAACGTCCGATTCAATTGCTTTCATGGTATCATACGAATGGTGAAAATGACAAGCAATTTGTTGTGGGACCGATTCTACGGCGCTGCCGCTGGTGAAACGCATTTGGCCAACAGACCGACTGACTTGCTGACCGACTGAAGGAATGAAAGCGGACGAACCGGATAAAATAACGTTATCTGCCAGCAAAAGGAGAGCGGCTATGGACCGTATTGTAAAAGACGAAGAACGTTCATCCTCCGCCGATGTATCGACGGTGGAATCGCAGCGCAACGACCTTATTCCCGAGGAGTTCCCGGAAGGCCCTTACGGATCGGCTCTTCAGACCCGGCAGCTTGGCAAAAGCGGCTCTTGGCGGGCCGAACAGCGGCCCCCGAACAGCTTCGGCTACGAGAACCGCGAACTGCACGGCGCCATGGAGCGCGGTTACCCCGGCGATGACCGTTCCGGAGAAAACAACGGAGCAGCCGGCGAGCATTGAAGCGCGCGCCGCTCCCGGCGCGCGCGGCGGCGTAAGCATAGCGGTTGTCAGATGCGTCCGCCCGGGACCGGTATCCTTACCGGTTACCAATGAATCCAGCTGACCAGCGAAAGCACAATTCCGATCAGAAAGCCGCAAAGCGCTCCATTGACGCGAACCCATTGCAGATCGCTTCCGACCTTTGTTTCGAGCATATTAACGAGTTCACGGTCATCGAGCCGGTTCAGATTATCACGGACCAGCAGGCCGACACGGTAATGATTGTCCTCGATGATGCGGACAAGAAACGCCGATATCCGCTGCTCCCAGACTTGAACTTCTTCCCCATTGGCAACGAACCCTCTCTGAAGCAGCCGGAACGCTTTCAGGACGAGTCTTCCACCCTGCTGTTTGTCCTTCTCCAGCACTTCAACCAGGTGCGAGCGGAGCTGTTCCAGCCGGCCGGCGATGAAGCTCTGGACGTCGGGCTGCTCCAGCCTCGATGTGAGCCATTGCTGCAGACGCCGCATTTTTTCCTCGTCCTCCGGCAACCCTATCATCCGGACGCGAAGCTCCATCAGCAGCTTTTCGCGCTGCTCGCTTCCTTCCGTAGACAAGTCTTTAATTCCCGACAGCAGCATGTGCTGCAGCATCGCGCCCAGCTTCTCCTCGTTCATAAAGCCGGCGAACGCCTGCACCGCAAAACCCATAAAACCGCCGAGCTGAAGCTCCTGCATCTTTTTTTGCGCAATGTCGCCGAGCATGCGGCCCGTTTCGGGATTGGCCGCCCAGTCGATCGCCTGATCGAGCGCATAATCGAGCGCCCGCTCATCCCAGCCTTCGCGAATGACCGTCTCGGCAGCCTTTTCGACGACCGGCTTCAGATCTTTGTCGCGAAAGTAGCCGCTCAAACCGTTATGTAAAGCTGCGGCAACCCGTTCCGCCGGTACGCGAAGCAGCATGCTCTGAACGATTGTAAGCGTACCGATGCGGTTCGATCGTTTGGACAGCAGGCGCATTGCAAATCTGCCCGCCCCACCCAGCAGGTCGATCGAGCGCAGCCTGCGAGTGATGCTTTCTTTGTTAAGCAGTTCGTTCTCCAGGGACGAGATAAGCGCGTTCACAATTTTGTTCTTGTTGCGGAGAATAAGCGACGTATGCGGAATCGGGATTCCGAGCGGATGGCGGAACAGCGCCGATACGGCAAACCAGTCCGCAATCCCTCCGACCAGCCCGGCTTCGAAGCCGCCTCTTAATAAACCGATCACTCCGCTGCGGTCCTCGCCAAGTAGCAGCGTGACGATAAAACCGGCTGCCATGAAAGCCAGCGAAAACCCGGCGATATATCTGGTCTTCATTCGATCCCTCCATGACGATACCGCACCCTCCATGGCCGGAGAGCCCGGCTGTAGCAACGTTAACGATTCAGGTGGAACGGCACGGTCGCAATCACGACATCTTTTTGCTTGAACAAATAAGCCCGGATAACGAGACTCGTTTGGTTATGCAACAGATTTTGCCACCAGTGCTTCGTAATAAACTGCGGGATCAAAACGGTGATATGGTCCGTCTCGGCCGTCTTCCACTCCACCGTATCGATAAACTTGATGAGCGGCTTAATGACGCTCCGGTAGCGGGAACGAAGCACAATGAGGCGCACGCCCGGATTCCATTCCTCCCATTTATCTTCCATCTTCTGAATTTCTTCTTCTTCAAACCCGACGTAA carries:
- a CDS encoding YxlC family protein, whose translation is MHDNGKQDEENRPELETKLTQQLAIVDRSVRDTAPSLEDLEGLVRAVQAEKRQRLWRDLCMFWLIALLIIALMLWSYARFFEAVLILQAAATVAAGAAIGFLWRRRRLQRRMVRHE
- the sigY gene encoding RNA polymerase sigma factor SigY, which produces MDETQLIKQAKKGNERAFAVLLQNHYLYVKRYLMKISLQPSLAEDLTQETMIKAIEQIHSFEGRAAFSTWLVKIATRLFLDEKRKQSRRSRLQREYGTAQLMSEINEAEDGWPEMVEALSLLPDEQRTSVVLKHYYGYTYEEIGRMTNVSTGTVKSRVHHGIAFVRKELESNA
- a CDS encoding ABC transporter permease subunit, which produces MPDKKAVWTIAKKDIYAVRASVQLWLPMLIVPLLMGVVLPGGLLIASRLLDLSALGNFEKLLPLLQSVSGSGGQPDLTSMPTDNHRLVYYLSLYMFAPFFLLIPIMSSSIITANSFAGEKERKTLEGLLYTPITMKELFLGKMLAAFVPSILLTAGAFAAYGIVVDAVAYPMFGRLIFPNVSWLVLMLVVVPVVSVFVILINVFISAKVKGFQEAFQLGGLVVLPVLGLVVSQATGLLLLSPLVLLVIGAVLLVINVFLLQSLAKWNERHTFLEHHV
- a CDS encoding ABC transporter ATP-binding protein; this encodes MIDTRQLTKTFGGNRAVRELDLRIGKGEIVGMLGPNGAGKTTIIRLLNGLLAPTSGQVRVQGLDPIRQGEQVRSLCGTLTEQPGLYEHMSGRANLKFFADLFRVGNPGRIEELIDLLELRPFVERSVGTYSTGMKKRLGLAKVLLHRPAVLLLDEPTNGLDPDGTQRVLEHIKTLNKYEQTTVLICSHVLSQLEEVCTRFLFMENGTKLEEGTRKELERKYIRERTVEVEAVLGEPLERFAEFHPVRLGDDRFRFTVPGRERMPELLRRLTGAGELYEAKTRNADLESIYFQIRRSTHAG
- a CDS encoding DEAD/DEAH box helicase — its product is MDNKWKQLGIADALIARLAENGITEPTAVQEQALPLLLAGKDVSAGSQTGTGKTLAYLLPLLQRMDAASPAIQTIVLSPTQELAMQIYRVAEQYGESLGIRVQQLIGGAALKRQLEKMKQHPQLIVGTPGRIHELLKMRKLKLSGLQSIVIDEADQVFQLGSVREVEALFAAAPRSRQIAFFSATYPQAMAELERKWMNDFVRIDITPKSRVSETIKQFYLVCDKREKTDTARRILRLLEPSSALLFLNDTDQIANWEAKLSYEGFTVETLYGDADKQRRAATLARFRDGRCQLLLATDVAARGLDIEGLPLVVNLDPPIDADHYVHRAGRTGRMGRPGTVVNIVTPQEIFIMDKFRKQLGIELPEQVMYKGELHSPDSLRRRPASASSSAGKRRTATAAHPEPQNGKKDRPQQQYGRDEKEVTVHGAAQREAAARGARSHKGAQSAAQSRPGAGAGAAHPSRGKTKADERSGKSKAQRERERKDKGAPKWLKAKRSGGDK
- a CDS encoding SDR family NAD(P)-dependent oxidoreductase is translated as MIKDKVIMITGASSGIGALTARKLAQRGAVPVLCARSLEKLEQASAAIAGSHGRYVLDVTDEKGVNETVAQIMKRYGRIDALINNAGFGRFKPFMDAPIGDFSEMMNTNYMGIVRCTKAVLPHMAARGQGHIVNIASMAGKIGTPKSTGYTASKHAVLGLTNALRHELRGSGVFVSAVNPGPIDTPFFEQADPSGSYVRNVKRFMMTPDKVADRIAGIIERPRAELDLPWLAAAGIKLYQLFPRLADRIAGPMLDRK
- a CDS encoding chemotaxis protein CheX → MKAEYINSFLESAMTVIEQVCQIRPETGQLGLKDIKFVENYIWIQIGLNGQMSGDIVFGLSEEVALKLISAMMGGFAVSELDEMGRSAISELGNMISGNASTRLYNQGVIVDITPPKVMHSAQAAGFKERKALTVPLFLHGIGQLDIQVLIAS
- a CDS encoding HRDC domain-containing protein; translated protein: MQIVFLNTFEKWLPDGSALSAQLTICEQQGLWSVLWKKQSGHEDESPSIWYEGISWEEMLTAFRHGVAIQMGEGFTPIIDGMLEDKPIGRGSTVSKLQCYGELHAKPELFEQLREWRRLKALSEKKSAYLVATNRMLWMISAFVPHTPEQMRQIPGWGTSKQESYAAEVLDITREFEQQCVFPLDWVEGALEQDVYTKWLFKQKENKYKSRMDKQQLNRRILQFVKEGGTLEQLSGETGLPRRELMERIEQLEQEGYDMEPLISRELSEMPPEEQQQVWNALLEEGDKYLKPILHRVYGEETNFGNKLDIIYDRLRMLRLRFRRSADPQAM
- a CDS encoding DUF445 domain-containing protein — its product is MKTRYIAGFSLAFMAAGFIVTLLLGEDRSGVIGLLRGGFEAGLVGGIADWFAVSALFRHPLGIPIPHTSLILRNKNKIVNALISSLENELLNKESITRRLRSIDLLGGAGRFAMRLLSKRSNRIGTLTIVQSMLLRVPAERVAAALHNGLSGYFRDKDLKPVVEKAAETVIREGWDERALDYALDQAIDWAANPETGRMLGDIAQKKMQELQLGGFMGFAVQAFAGFMNEEKLGAMLQHMLLSGIKDLSTEGSEQREKLLMELRVRMIGLPEDEEKMRRLQQWLTSRLEQPDVQSFIAGRLEQLRSHLVEVLEKDKQQGGRLVLKAFRLLQRGFVANGEEVQVWEQRISAFLVRIIEDNHYRVGLLVRDNLNRLDDRELVNMLETKVGSDLQWVRVNGALCGFLIGIVLSLVSWIHW